From the genome of Desulfovibrio sp. JY:
GTCCGGCCGGACGCACGATCATCATGAGGGCCATGGCCCCGCCGAAAGCCAGCATGCGGTAGAGCTCGAATCCCCGGAACACTTCCGGCAGCGCGACCAGGGCCAGCGCGCCGAGGATGACCCCGGGGATGGAGCCCATGCCGCCGAGGACCACCATGGCCAGCACCATGGCCGACTCGATGAAGGTGAAGCTCTCGGGGCTGACGAAGCGCATGCGCGCGGCGAAGAAGGCTCCGGCCAGGCCGCCGAAGACCGCGCCCAGGGCGTAGGCCAGCAGCTTGAAGCGGAAGGTGTCGACGCCCATGAGTTCGGCCGCGGTCTCGTCCTCGCGGATGGCCTCGAAGGCGCGGCCGATGCGCGAGAAGTTGATGCGGTAGACGGCGATGACGGTGAAAACGGCCAGGGCCAGGATGATGTAGTAGAGGTATTCGAGCTTGCGCAGATAGAGGTGCTCGAAGGAGAAGGCGCCGTCGGCGAAGCTCGGCACGTAGACGCCCGGGGCCTTGATGCCGAGGATGCCGTTGGGGCCGCCGGTCAGGTCCATCCAGTTGTTGAGCACGATGCGCACGATCTCGCCGAACCCCAGCGTCACGATGGCCAGATAGTCGCCGCGCATGCGCAGCGTCGGGTAGCCGATGATGCAGCCGGCCATGGCGGCGAAGGCGGCGCAGACGGGCAGGCACACCCAGAACGGCACGGCGTAGTGCACCGAAAGCAGGGCGTAGGTGTAGGCCCCGACGCCGTAAAAGGCGATGTAGCCGAGGTCGAGCAGGCCGCACAGCCCGACCACCACGTTGAGCCCCAGGCCCAGGCAGATGTAGACCAGGACGTTTATGGCCACGTCCTGGGCATAGCGGTTGGTGAGCATGGGGTAGGCCAGGGCGAAGGCGGCCAGGGGCACGTAGAGCATCCAGCGCGGGGTTTTCCCCAGCCCTTCGGCCACGGCGTCGCGGGCCTTGCCGAGAGGGTTGAGCACCGGGTCGAGGACGCCGCGCTTGCCGAGGCGGTAGAGCACGAAGCAGACGGTGGCGGCCACGGCCACCCGCAGCCAGACCAGAAACGACCTCTCGAAATGGAGTTCGCCGTCGTGGATTCCCAGCAGCGGCCACAGCAGCAGGTAGAACCAGGCCAAGCCCAGGCCGAAGTATGCCCAGGATTTCCTAGACCCGCGTGTCATCGACGTTTTCTCCCATGATGCCGGTCGGCATGAAATAGAGGACGAGGATGAGGATCACGAAGGCGAACACGTCTTTGTACTCGCCGCCGTGGGGAATGTAGGCCGCGGCCAGGATTTCCACCATGCCGATGATGAAGCCGCCGATCATGGCCCCGGTGATGTTGCCGATGCCGCCGAGAACGGCCGCGGCAAAGGCCTTGATGCCGGGCACGAAGCCCATGTCGTAGCGCACCGAGCCGTAGTACATGCCGACCATGATGCCGGCGGCGGCGGCCAGCGCCGCGCCGATGGCGAAGGTGGTGCTGATGACTTTGTCGGAGTGGATGCCGACCAGGGCGGACATGACCTTGTCCTGGGCCGTGGCCCGCATGGCCTTGCCGATGCGGGTCTTAAAGACCAGGGCGTTGAGCAGGAAAAGGAGCAGGGCGGTGACGCCGATGATGCCGATCTGCATGTAGCTGACCCGCACGCCCCAGGCTTCGAAGCCGCCGTGGGTGAACTCGGTGGGGTAGGCCTTGTCGTAGACGCCCTGGGTGAGCATGAGCCCGTTTTGCAGAAAAATGGACATGCCGAGGGCCGAGAGCAGGACCGAAAGGCGCGAAGATTGGCGCAGCGGCTTGTAGGCGACCTTTTCCACGGCCATGGCCAGCATGGCGCAGTAGCCCATGGCCAGGATCAGGGCGAAGGCCAGCCCGAACCAGGGGTGGGTGGCCATGAGCCCCTTGGAGGTCATGTAGCTTAAAAGGATCACGCCCATGTAGCCGCCCGCGGCGAAGATCTCGCCGTGGGAGAAGTTGATGAGCGCGATGATGCCGTAGACCATGGTGTAGCCAAGCGCCACCAGGGCGTAGACGCCGCCGAGGGTCAGGCCGTTTATGAACTGCTGTATGAAGTATTCCATGCTGCCTGCGGTGCTGCTGTTGTTGCTGCTGCGGTGTTTTCCGGGGGAGGGGGCTTTTTGAAAAAAGCCCCCTCCCCCGGACCCCCTCCCGCAAAAACTTTTCGCGGGGGGCGATGTGCTCCATCAAGATGCTTCCGTCCCCCTTATGAAAGTCTTTGGAAAGGGGGTCCGGGGGGAAACTTTTCTTCAGAAAAGTTTCCCCCCGGCATCTTTTTTAATGTCTTAGTACTTCTTGCCGGTCTGCGGGTCCCAGTAGTTGACGAACTTGCCGTCTTTGACCACGCGGATGATGTAGTTGGAGCCGGATTCGCCATTCTTGGCGAACCTGATCTTCTTGGACGCGCCGTCCATGTTCATCTTGAGCAGTTCGGCCTTGATCTTGGCCGGGTCGGTGGACTTGGCTGCCTTGATGGCGGACAGCAGCGAGTAGGCGGCGTCGAAGGAGTAAGCGGAATAGGCGCCGGGCTTGCCGTACTTCTCGTAGGCGGCCAGGAACTTCTTGTAGGCCGGGGTGGTGTCGTCGATGTAGCCGAAGGTCAGGTACATGCCTTCGGCGGCGTCCTTGGCGATTTCCATCAGCTGGGGATGGTAGACCGCGTCCTGGCCGATGATGGCGGCGGTGACGCCGGCGCGCTTGGCCTGGATGAGCATGAGCGCCCCGGAGGCGGAGTTTTGCAGGCTCATATAGAAGACGTCGGGCTTGGCTTCCTGGATCTTGGTAAGGACGGCGGAGAAGTCCTTGTCGCCCTGGTTGACGTGGTCATGCTCGATGACCTTGATGCCTTCCTTCTTGGCCAGCTTCTCGACGTTGTCGGCCAGGCCCTGGGAATAGGTGGTCTTGTCGTCCACGATGAAGATGGTCTTGCCCTTGAGCACGTCCTTGATGAACTTCATGGCGGCGATGGACTGGTCGTCGTCGCGGCCGCAGACGCGGAACATGTAGGGCAGGCCGCGCTCGGTGACCTTTTCCGAGGTGGAGGCCGGGGTCAGCATGGGGATGTCGGCGTCGGCCAAGGCCTCGGAGGCCGGGATGGTGGCCGAGGAGCAGTAGGCGCCGACGACGCCCACGACCTTTTCGTTGATCAGCTTGTTGGCGGCGGCCACGGCCTGCCGGGGATCACAGGCGGTGTCCTCGGCGAAAAGCTCGATCTTGTCGTAGCCGGGGATGCCACCTGCCTTTTCGATGACGGCGATGGCCGCCCGGGCACCGTTGGCGATGTCGTTGCCGTCGGCGGCGTAGGAACCGGTCAAGGGGCTCATGCTGCCGATTTTGAGGGTTTTCGCCGTGGCCGTGCCGGCCATGACGAGGCAGATGGCCAGGGCCGTGAGGATGATGCTTCTCGTCTTCATGTCTCGCAAACCTCCTGTCTCCTTGGTCTCGCCCCCCTCGCCGCGACGTGCGGCCATGCGGGCGTATTCGCGGCTATGTGGTCATGCCTCGGTCTCGGAGCCGAGATAGGCCTCGATGACCGCCGGGTTGGCCCGGACCTCGTCTGGGGTCCCCTGGCAGATGCACACGCCATGGTCGAGCACCACCAGCCGGTGGCTGACGTTCATGACCACGCTCATGTCGTGTTCGACCAGAAGCACGTTGATCCCGGTTGCGGCGATGCGCTGAATGGTTTCCATCAGCTCCCGGCTTTCCGAGGGATTGAGCCCGGCGGCCGGCTCGTCCAGAAGCAGGGTCTTGGGGTCGGACCCCAGCGCCCGGGCGATCTCCAGGCGGCGCTGCAGGCCGTAGGGAAGATTCTTGGCTACCGTGTCGGCATGGTCGCCCAGTCCGGCGAACTCCAGGGCCTCCATGGCCCGGCGGCGCACTCCGGATTCCTCGCGGCGCTGGAAGGGCGAGCGCAGCACCGCGCCCAAAACGCTGGCCTTGGTGCGGCAATGCCTGGCCACCATGACGTTTTCCAGGGCGGTCATGGCGGTGAAAAGCCGGATGTTCTGAAAGGTGCGGGCAATGCCTCGGGCCAGGATGTGGTGGGGCCGCAGCCCGGAGAGGGGGGCGTCGTCGTAGGTGACCTGGCCGCCGGAAATTTTGTAAACACCTGTAATGACGTTGAAGATGGTGGTCTTCCCGGCGCCGTTGGGCCCAATGAGGCTTAAAATCTCGCCGGGGCGAAGATCGAATGACACTTCCGTGAGGGCTTGGAGACCTCCGAAGTGGACGCTGACATCGGTGAGACGCAAGTGGGCCATGGAACAAGGTTCATACGAAAAAATCCGTCAAAAAACAAAGGGAAAATTGCAAAGCATCCAACGGGTTAATGTCGCTTCTTAGGCTGTGGTTCCTGTGCCGGTCGTCGCGCGGAACTTGGCGGATTTGTTAAAACTTCGTTACGCCGCCTGGCCTTTTCAACCGTGATTCCCGGCCGGAGGGGCGTATTTTTGCCCGGGAAAGGATCGACGAATATTTTCCCGCCGGACAGGGAAAAATTCTGATTTTGTCAAAATGCTCGTCGAAGTTTCGGGAAACGGCCTCTCCGCCGCCGCGTCCGTTTTTTTCCTCCGGACCGGCCGTCCGCCATGCCGGGCACGGCCGTTGCATCGTGCACGGCCAGGAGGTGTCGCGCATGCGGAGCGCCCTACGCATCGCCCTGATGGTTTTTCTCGGCCTGTCGCTCGGCGGCTGCGCCTTTTTCGGTTCCGACCGCCTGCCGCCGCCCATCGCCCCGGGCAAGGGGTCGATCGTGGACACGGCCCGGTCGCAAATCGGCGTGCCCTATCGCTATGCCGGGGAGTCGCCCCGCAACGGCTTCGACTGCTCGGGCTTCGTCCAGTGGGTCTACGCCCGCCACGGCATACGCCTGCCCCGCCGGACCGACGACCAGCTGCGGGTCGGCCGGCCTGTGTCCAAAAGCGAGCTAAGACCCGGCGATCTGGTCTTTTTCATGCCGTCGACCAAGTCCGGCAGCCTGCATGTGGGCATCTTCGACGGCCACGGCAGCTTCATCCACAGCCCCTCCTCCGGCGGCCGGGTGCGCGCGGACAGCATGCTCGCCCCGTACTGGCGCGCGACGTATTACGCGGCCAACCGCGTCACACGCTAACTGACGGGCTTTCGGGACGTTGCGCGCCTTGTTGGTTTCGATGCCGGTGCATGGGAACGGGGTTTTCTTTCCTGGAACTACTGTCGTATTCTTTGCGCGGGAGGCGGTCGGCCAAAGGCTTTGACAGTCTCCGGGCTTTCTTTTTAAATTCATAGAAAATCAAACGGTGCGCCGTTCGCACCATCTTTTTTGTCGGCCAAAGCGCGACCACCCGCCCGTTCGCGGCCGAAAACCGGGAGTCCCATGCGCCACGCGTCCTTGCGGGTAAAAATCAATATCGCGATACTGCTGGCGTTTCTCATGGCCGCCATGGCCTTTGGGATGATCCTGACCCGGTATATGGGCAATCGCAAGGTTGCCGCCCAGAACCGGGCCCGCGTCCTTTTGGCCGTCGTGGCCGCCCGTCGCCTGGAAGCCCTGCAGCCGCTGCTCGACAAGCAGCTGCAGCTGGCGGCCGCCAAGGACATTCTCGAACGGGTGGTCAAGGTCGACGGCGTGACCGGAGCCTCTCTCTATGATGCCTCGGGCAGGTTGTTGGTTTTTGCCGGCAGCGCCAAGCCGGCCAAGACCCTGGTCGACGGCGGCGGCCAGCTCCCGCCGCCCGGGCGCGTCTTCACCGTCGCCGCCTCGGAGGCCGACGGCAAGTTGGCCGCCTCCCTGATCGAGCCCGTGACAAGCGCCGACGGCCGCCTTCTGGCCTCCCTGCGCCTGCGTTATTCCCTCGGCGAGCTTGTCGACCTCAACCAGCGGACCTGGATCGCCTTCGCCCTGGCCGTGGCGTCGGCCTACATCCTTTTGGCCGGGCTGCTCAACATCCTGCTGCACCGGCTGGTGCTGTCCCCCGTGGATACGTTGCGCCGGGGCCTCGAGGCCGTGCAGGACGGGCAATTGGGCCACCGCGTGCCGGTGGGTTCGCGCGACGCCATGGGCCGCGTGGCCCTGGCGTTTAACGCCATGTCCGCCAGGCTCAAGGAGACGAGCGAGTCCCTGACCAGGAGCCGCGACGAACTCGAGGAGAATCGGCGGCTTCTGGAAA
Proteins encoded in this window:
- the livM gene encoding high-affinity branched-chain amino acid ABC transporter permease LivM, producing the protein MTRGSRKSWAYFGLGLAWFYLLLWPLLGIHDGELHFERSFLVWLRVAVAATVCFVLYRLGKRGVLDPVLNPLGKARDAVAEGLGKTPRWMLYVPLAAFALAYPMLTNRYAQDVAINVLVYICLGLGLNVVVGLCGLLDLGYIAFYGVGAYTYALLSVHYAVPFWVCLPVCAAFAAMAGCIIGYPTLRMRGDYLAIVTLGFGEIVRIVLNNWMDLTGGPNGILGIKAPGVYVPSFADGAFSFEHLYLRKLEYLYYIILALAVFTVIAVYRINFSRIGRAFEAIREDETAAELMGVDTFRFKLLAYALGAVFGGLAGAFFAARMRFVSPESFTFIESAMVLAMVVLGGMGSIPGVILGALALVALPEVFRGFELYRMLAFGGAMALMMIVRPAGLWPAARLGKRSDDSE
- a CDS encoding branched-chain amino acid ABC transporter permease — translated: MEYFIQQFINGLTLGGVYALVALGYTMVYGIIALINFSHGEIFAAGGYMGVILLSYMTSKGLMATHPWFGLAFALILAMGYCAMLAMAVEKVAYKPLRQSSRLSVLLSALGMSIFLQNGLMLTQGVYDKAYPTEFTHGGFEAWGVRVSYMQIGIIGVTALLLFLLNALVFKTRIGKAMRATAQDKVMSALVGIHSDKVISTTFAIGAALAAAAGIMVGMYYGSVRYDMGFVPGIKAFAAAVLGGIGNITGAMIGGFIIGMVEILAAAYIPHGGEYKDVFAFVILILVLYFMPTGIMGENVDDTRV
- a CDS encoding branched-chain amino acid ABC transporter substrate-binding protein, with the translated sequence MKTRSIILTALAICLVMAGTATAKTLKIGSMSPLTGSYAADGNDIANGARAAIAVIEKAGGIPGYDKIELFAEDTACDPRQAVAAANKLINEKVVGVVGAYCSSATIPASEALADADIPMLTPASTSEKVTERGLPYMFRVCGRDDDQSIAAMKFIKDVLKGKTIFIVDDKTTYSQGLADNVEKLAKKEGIKVIEHDHVNQGDKDFSAVLTKIQEAKPDVFYMSLQNSASGALMLIQAKRAGVTAAIIGQDAVYHPQLMEIAKDAAEGMYLTFGYIDDTTPAYKKFLAAYEKYGKPGAYSAYSFDAAYSLLSAIKAAKSTDPAKIKAELLKMNMDGASKKIRFAKNGESGSNYIIRVVKDGKFVNYWDPQTGKKY
- a CDS encoding ABC transporter ATP-binding protein, encoding MAHLRLTDVSVHFGGLQALTEVSFDLRPGEILSLIGPNGAGKTTIFNVITGVYKISGGQVTYDDAPLSGLRPHHILARGIARTFQNIRLFTAMTALENVMVARHCRTKASVLGAVLRSPFQRREESGVRRRAMEALEFAGLGDHADTVAKNLPYGLQRRLEIARALGSDPKTLLLDEPAAGLNPSESRELMETIQRIAATGINVLLVEHDMSVVMNVSHRLVVLDHGVCICQGTPDEVRANPAVIEAYLGSETEA
- a CDS encoding C40 family peptidase — translated: MRSALRIALMVFLGLSLGGCAFFGSDRLPPPIAPGKGSIVDTARSQIGVPYRYAGESPRNGFDCSGFVQWVYARHGIRLPRRTDDQLRVGRPVSKSELRPGDLVFFMPSTKSGSLHVGIFDGHGSFIHSPSSGGRVRADSMLAPYWRATYYAANRVTR